The Theileria orientalis strain Shintoku DNA, chromosome 2, complete genome genome has a window encoding:
- a CDS encoding pre-mRNA branch site protein p14, with product MINSVYPAKKNIRLPPEVSRILYLRNLPYKITSEELYDIFGKYGAVRQIRKYIALNISLNSLIFRGNSASTKGTAFVVYDDIYDAKNALDHLSGFNVAGRYLVVLYYNPARVNKRKDLDKQEADLKKATLPCLPLLLYLLSDRIVCDVASLHRVRVRLDDLEDPVHDVSDHHFIVSVDADN from the exons aTGATAAATAGTGTATATCCTGCCAAAAAGAATATTCGCCTTCCACCGGAGGTTAGCCGAATACTCTACCTAAG GAATTTACcgtataaaataacttcTGAGGAATTGTACGATATATTCGGTAAATATGGCGCAGTTCGTCAAATTCGAAAGTATA TCGCCTTGAACATTTCACTCAATTCATTGATATTCAGGGGAAACAGCGCCTCGACCAAGGGAACTGCCTTTGTCGTTTACGACGATATTTACGACGCCAAAAACGCCCTGGATCACCTCTCTGGGTTTAACGTGGCCGGAAG GTATCTGGTGGTTCTGTACTATAACCCTGCCAGGGTGAACAAGAGGAAGGACTTGGATAAACAGGAGGCCGACTTGAAGAAA GCGACGTTGCCCTGTCtacctcttcttctttatcttctgAGTGATCGGATAGTTTGCGATGTGGCCTCCCTTCATCGTGTACGGGTTCGCCTCGACGATCTTGAAGATCCGGTACACGACGTTTCCGACcatcattttattgtatCCGTGGACGCTGACAATTAG
- a CDS encoding DNA replication licensing factor, giving the protein MDNRRTEDLDTDDEAYDQEEYDRDDYFVAEGIRDEEEEQAELEGEDLYEDETGFVVGQRDLEREMRGFARLGMSKVDEYDPDLLDDSEYVDDPRARRAAERRMRYEARMRGRTAEGDRSVHQKLWRYVLTMDDDDVDVNLFERINERVTRRRTDAPGEYENVPELSKLDEAKAVLSVNPTEVTFDDKYQNALDCCFRYFLFKFSLDGSHDLYYFNKVRTMIREDKSTLRIAAGHLMKFHCENLVRWLEFRPSDVFPILHDCLTFETHRMKPDLYRGRYSKVAVTEWPFTKHLGQLRSSELNTLLSVSGIVIRRGSVMPRLRVLYLKCTTCDSSLSELPIYFSDVVRPVFPKKCPYCQSTGFTLDRINTAYTDYQKITIQEPPSNVPAGRTPRQKTVILTGDLVDSVKPGDLVDVLGIYKTRYDMGLNIKHGFPILYTELEANNVERQDETLSFDITDEDLAEIKELSKDPCIRERLIASVAPTLWGHKPAKAAVLSALFGGVPKGSTNVGFQANTFEPSSHRIRGDINVLLVGDPGLGKSQLLQYVHKTASRSILTTGKGASAVGLTAGVRKDPVTGEWSLEGGALVLADEGFCVIDEFDKMTDKDRVSIHEAMEQQSISISKAGIVTSLRARCSVIAAANPKFGRYEPGLTFKENVDFTDPILSRFDLIVVMRDIPNIEEDLLLSEYVITNHQLLHPGLDDVEDYENVLKELKNTLLSSNIVYPVPSDLFKKYVYYARKNVHPTIAQEHYNQIEGKLSGVYSKIRQRTFGGGYPLTLRHIESIIRISEANAKMRLSNRITSEDVDVAIAMLLESYISSQKYSVATRLSMEFTRYRTLFTGNDELLTQLLRDSLQRQLEVAIRKRYVYRMHRRAEEGGVAPEDESAALEAERELEKEPPVINVDLFLRIAARYKFARERVERWMHSGQFKRHFKLGVNEQGLEVITSNTVEA; this is encoded by the exons atg gatAATAGACGAACTGAGGATTTAGATACCGACG atGAGGCGTATGACCAGGAAGAATACGACAGAGATGACTACTTCGTAGCAGAAGGGATAAGAGatgaggaggaggagcaggcGGAGCTGGAAGGAGAGGACCTGTACGAAGATGAAACAGGGTTCGTGGTTGGACAAAGAGACCTGGAGCGAGAAATGCGAGGGTTTGCCAGACTAGGCATGAGCAAAGTGGACGAGTACGACCCAGACCTACTGGACGACTCAGAATACGTAGACGACCCGAGAGCAAGAAGAGCAGCAGAAAGAAGAATGAGGTACGAAGCAAGAATGAGAGGAAGAACAGCAGAAGGAGATAGGTCAGTGCACCAGAAACTGTGGAGATACGTGCTAACCatggacgacgacgacgtgGACGTTAACCTGTTTGAAAGAATCAACGAAAGAGtgacgaggagaagaacaGATGCACCAGGAGAGTACGAAAACGTGCCGGAGCTGAGTAAGCTGGATGAGGCGAAGGCAGTGCTGAGCGTTAACCCGACCGAAGTGACGTTCGACGACAAGTACCAAAACGCACTGGACTGCtgcttcaggtacttcctcttcaagTTCAGCCTCGACGGAAGCCACGACCTCTACTACTTCAACAAGGTGAGGACGATGATCAGAGAGGACAAGTCGACGCTGAGAATCGCAGCAGGACACCTGATGAAGTTCCACTGCGAAAACCTGGTGAGGTGGCTCGAGTTCAGACCCTCGGACGTGTTCCCAATACTGCACGACTGCCTGACCTTCGAGACGCACAGAATGAAGCCGGATCTGTACAGAGGAAGGTACTCGAAGGTGGCAGTGACGGAGTGGCCGTTCACGAAGCACCTGGGTCAGCTGAGGTCCTCGGAACTGAACACGCTGCTGAGCGTCTCAGGAATAGTGATCAGGAGAGGCTCGGTGATGCCAAGGCTGCGCGTGCTGTACCTTAAGTGCACGACCTGCGACAGCAGCCTCTCGGAGCTGCCGATATACTTCTCAGACGTGGTGAGGCCAGTCTTCCCGAAAAAATGCCCATACTGCCAGTCGACAGGCTTCACGCTGGACAGAATCAACACGGCGTACACGGATTACCAGAAGATCACGATCCAGGAGCCGCCGAGCAACGTGCCAGCAGGAAGAACGCCGAGGCAGAAGACGGTGATCCTGACGGGAGACCTAGTAGATTCAGTGAAGCCGGGAGACCTGGTGGACGTGCTGGGCATCTACAAGACGAGGTACGACATGGGCCTGAACATCAAGCACGGATTCCCGATCCTGTACACGGAGCTCGAGGCGAACAACGTGGAAAGGCAGGACGAGACGCTCTCGTTCGACATCACTGACGAGGACCTGGCGGAGATCAAGGAGCTCAGCAAGGACCCGTGCATACGAGAGAGGCTGATAGCAAGTGTGGCGCCGACGCTCTGGGGGCACAAGCCAGCGAAGGCAGCAGTGCTGAGCGCACTCTTCGGAGGAGTGCCGAAGGGGAGCACGAACGTGGGCTTCCAGGCAAACACGTTCGAGCCGAGCTCGCACAGAATCAGAGGAGACATCAACGTGCTCCTGGTGGGAGACCCGGGGCTGGGAAAGtcgcagctgctgcagtaCGTGCACAAAACGGCGAGCAGAAGCATCCTGACGACAGGAAAGGGCGCAAGCGCAGTGGGTCTGACGGCGGGAGTGCGCAAGGACCCGGTGACCGGCGAGTGGTCGCTCGAGGGAGGAGCGCTGGTCCTCGCAGACGAGGGCTTCTGCGTCATCGACGAGTTCGACAAGATGACCGACAAGGACAGAGTGAGCATCCACGAGGCGATGGAGCAGCAGAGCATCAGCATCAGCAAGGCGGGCATCGTGACGAGTCTGCGCGCGCGCTGCTCAGTGATCGCCGCGGCGAACCCGAAGTTCGGACGCTACGAGCCGGGCCTCACCTTCAAGGAGAACGTCGACTTCACGGACCCGATCCTGAGCAGGTTCGACCTGATCGTGGTGATGCGCGACATCCCGAACATCgaggaggacctgctgctcTCCGAGTACGTCATCACGAACCACCAGCTCCTGCACCCGGGCCTCGACGACGTCGAGGACTACGAGAACGTGCtcaaggagctgaagaacacGCTCCTCTCCTCGAACATCGTGTACCCGGTGCCCTCGGACCTCTTCAAGAAGTACGTCTACTACGCGAGGAAGAACGTGCACCCGACGATCGCGCAGGAGCACTACAACCAGATCGAGGGGAAGCTGAGCGGCGTGTACTCGAAGATCCGCCAGAGGACCTTCGGCGGCGGCTACCCGCTCACGCTGCGCCACATCGAGAGCATCATCAGGATCAGCGAGGCGAACGCGAAGATGCGCCTGTCGAACCGCATCACCTCCGAGGACGTCGACGTCGCGATCGCGATGCTGCTCGAGAGCTACATCTCGAGTCAGAAGTACTCGGTGGCCACGAGGCTCTCCATGGAGTTCACGAGGTACCGCACGCTCTTCACGGGCAACGACGAGCTGCTGACGCAGCTGCTCAGGGACTCGCTGCAGCGCCAGCTCGAGGTTGCGATCCGCAAGAGGTACGTGTACCGGATGCACCGCCGGGCCGAGGAGGGCGGGGTCGCCCCTGAGGACGAGAGCGCTGCGCTCGAGGCTGAGCGTGAGCTTGAGAAGGAGCCTCCGGTGATCAACGTGGATCTCTTCCTGCGCATCGCCGCCAGGTACAAGTTCGCGCGCGAGCGCGTGGAGCGCTGGATGCACTCCGGCCAGTTCAAGCGCCACTTCAAGCTGGGCGTGAACGAGCAGGGCCTCGAGGTGATAACGTCGAACACCGTGGAGGCGTAA
- a CDS encoding 5'-3' exonuclease, which yields MIIGFIICVIYIVLVNKIQSVNIVRTGSKSGIQTLNASSNYRKNQIRNSSKISQKPTCKLTRPSIRRIKSGIGPFAYVSTTLKGINLGYKISEPNSPENVMIVDGTGLAYRCFFALPDLKTAKGIDIGCLMGFMNSLARLHRMFNPKYMGVVFDSPGANDQKRDIWPEYKLNRQVVSTSFINQLGWIREFCAILGLPVFIERSTEADDIITSMINFIREVSSENSRKLKDDEYPKEISFAKNTTRGIFDKFSNNLKDGSDQTAVISDFVASSDGTRVDGDDMESIGLGYDVTVVTADKDLLQILAQNGKSKVTVKIVQPHKSYRIVNQHTVKKEYGIDPERFSEYLALVGDSADNIPGIMGIGPKTAPKLIEKYKTFDDILTSEEINNLTKKGGKYSESVKMAHEFHSIVKLKKNLRVLTSMDQLVKSSPLSCQLAKFLKMFSLQKASSKWSMFTK from the exons ATGATCATTGGATTCATAATatgtgttatttatattgtacttgtaaataaaattcaaTCCGTAAACATAGTTAGAACAGGTTCCAAGAGTGGAATCCAAACATTGAACGCAAGTTCAAACTATCgcaaaaatcaaattagaaatagtagtaaaatatcgcaaaaacCAACATGTAAATTAACACGTCCAAGTATTAGGAGAATTAAGTCGGGAATTGGACCGTTTGCCTACGTTTCAACGACGTTGAAGGGAATAAACCTGGGATATAAGATCAGTGAACCCAATTCACCGGAAAACGTTATGATCGTGGACGGAACGGGTCTGGCATACAGGTGTTTCTTCGCTCTCCCGGACCTGAAGACGGCGAAGGGGATCGATATAGGCTGCCTGATGGGCTTCATGAACTCACTGGCGAGGCTGCACCGCATGTTTAACCCCAAGTACATGGGAGTCGTGTTCGACTCGCCGGGCGCAAACGATCAGAAGAGAGATATCTGGCCGGAGTACAAGCTGAACAGGCAAGTAGTGTCAACGTCGTTTATAAATCAGCTCGGGTGGATCAGGGAGTTTTGCGCAATTCTGGGCCTCCCGGTGTTCATAGAAAGGTCGACAGAGGCGGACGATATAATAACAAGCATGATCAACTTTATCAGAGAAGTTTCCAGTGAAAACAGCAGAAAGTTGAAGGACGACGAGTACCCGAAGGAAATAAGCTTTGCGAAGAACACGACCAGGGGaatatttgacaaattTTCAAACAATCTGAAAGACGGGAGTGATCAGACCGCTGTGATCTCAGACTTCGTCGCTAGCAGCGACGGCACCAGGGTTGACGGCGACGATATGGAATCCATTGGCCTCGGGTACGATGTTACGGTGGTGACTGCGGACAAGGACCTCTTGCAAATATTGGCGCAAAACGGCAAGAGCAAAGTCACTGTTAAAATAGTACAACCGCATAAGTCATACAGGATAGTGAATCAGCACACAGTAAAGAAGGAATATG GCATTGACCCCGAAAGGTTCAGCGAGTACCTGGCTCTAGTCGGCGACTCTGCCGACAATATTCCCGGAATAATGGGAATTGGCCCTAAGACAGCACCGAAGTTGATAGAAAAATACAAGACTTTCGAC GACATTCTGACCTCGGAGGAGATAAACAATCTGACGAAGAAGGGCGGCAAGTACAGCGAGAGCGTGAAGATGGCCCACGAGTTCCACAGCAtcgtgaagctgaagaagaacctCAGGGTGCTCACGTCCATGGACCAGCTGGTCAAGTCGAGTCCACTCTCGTGTCAGCTCGCCAAGTTCCTCAAGATGTTTTCGCTCCAAAAGGCCTCGTCCAAGTGGTCCATGTTCACCAAATGA
- a CDS encoding uncharacterized protein (tetratricopeptide-like helical domain containing protein) gives MIKILTNILIIILSHICHSHPTITEYYDINEVNKLSLVELQRSRFELALQSNLQIDEYGLFDFSHPLNGRAVRICGLLIPRDIEVYLRILSSPVLHNPPYNLSFGNDERLMRHLGFVKGVVRLPQSGAAYKMIQRILKNHVSSLTLVKDFYKPKQTWPTYLDNRAAYTNLWKHATNLFTVKLHADRKTYYSIEGDIYVYKYYVFFDRTKFQDLALLLGYWNIDKISIPEYLVKEFENELNNVNRSNYPKDFFTKLGEFEDQLKMTGTVRKNMEEGNERFSVEEVSLREFMEEFRMPGVTAENSGAESTGVESTGAESAVSHQEDAAVKELPNAEAVDQRGSESDDNLSQSSTPEESKEKRSQSESVTKSASETESITKSPMNQQYSTTISIIDWVGGLTWEEAMTMESQRAAEVLIKILYKTTRNMMKSHNIDVDLIQKERVLLYKTTFYSYWTKKLRNLINSRRLLENRFDDVSLDEEAEEILFESGSRYKVYWNLKNDSLYNRKTVSDKSAQDIDQSLLDLLLFEPSKFYNKLINISGDAINFQQVYQILLALTQDTTQYTPKSLFSATERSAFQGEGIKNRMIVNAKSTTKSRNVTGTLNKVLEQYSSLPSNVNNILRGRAKCLMAFLYLFGVTDSKGTVGFPNGWPRDIKRSISLLIAGISSPCGLCNTLVGFLASIGFPPVSNNIYAWENRKSDDETTVYQLISGNLYSSFLKKNADAGDEKKGGRVKEKASIKMDSKKNKPEKKNKKDKSDKIDSPLIESGGVVDRSGYDLPLLCYLSGSYKNDELSSLAYSYYIHSGIGNSSRTCQNSAQSSINRSPKNVGMMCLDAIPYVIESAKSSMKNKHDQVHEASEEYKSKRYAEFIKKLSHMGDSDGLRMMGDFYYTGHEEGGIRRNYQQAINFWSRAAESGDAPSALAIAHHHLSNISTDDSGHSAMQAERYLRMVLNSSSPNSSSFSTANFYLYRHGLGQPRDPALAARYLRESADRGDVNSMVLMGHAYAGILTDVTPPEGRNIFMSFYYYRRAAQSGNIVGLFNSAVFTLHGYDLEYTNALDRCNEAYKLFSRVARMGTMATVLRVLAKRAKRNNDKIGHVLMNMMLSELGDSNAHRELTKHFKTNSVFCYTQNLDPDITSPSTLYSSKNMSNASNPITFKKFQAFQNLQKSVPLESIETLAEPTPHNSTMGNMGANTTLTGNVTNMSTVTYPDRNEVTRMSREIRMLNMVRVTEQPDDPEPDLGNTSMWTRDESQNVSIFDSLLKSTSSFKDAEDGESENGGSAERDARDASVLSKSDREAAATVDSTKRAGGADTQRRAAPDANTRTQHTDKSHSHTDATHTTDAGAPRRPSSSEGSCYYYYSRRGAYSPQNSTPLLLAEALLSGRPWLPSEALFWAKRSKESESLKGSYMYATMLEAGIGAPKNCQMAFGIFKNFMSSKSRGERILGLACILRNRIISRLRYPAFLRSFLVRLMYDSYAHSALVSRGYTPCNFEFLELDSLPPVGLHILSVLYLVMVAFALIVYVKIFSSY, from the exons atgattaaaatattaacaaatatattaatcattATCTTGTCACACATTTGTCACTCACATCCTACGATAACGGAATATTATGATATAAATGAGGTAAATAAG TTATCGCTCGTTGAGCTTCAAAGATCGAGATTTGAACTGGCTCTACAGTCGAATTTGCAGATTGACGAGTACGGACTGTTCGACTTCTCGCACCCTTTGAACGGAAGAGCAGTGAGAATATGCGGACTCCTGATACCGAGGGACATAGAAGTGTACCTGAGGATCCTGTCGTCCCCAGTGCTGCATAATCCGCCGTACAACCTGTCGTTCGGAAACGACGAAAGGCTGATGAGACACCTCGGGTTCGTGAAGGGAGTAGTGAGGCTGCCACAATCGGGAGCAGCATACAAAATGATACAGAGAATACTGAAGAACCACGTATCCTCGCTGACGCTGGTGAAGGACTTCTATAAGCCGAAGCAGACGTGGCCGACCTACCTGGACAACAGAGCAGCGTACACGAACCTGTGGAAACACGCAACGAACCTGTTCACAGTGAAACTGCACGCAGACCGCAAAACGTACTACTCAATCGAAGGAGACATCTATGTGTACAAGTACTACGTCTTCTTCGACCGCACGAAGTTCCAGGACctggcgctgctgctgggATACTGGAACATCGACAAGATATCGATCCCAGAATACCTGGTGAAGGAGTTCGAGAACGAGCTGAACAACGTGAACAGGTCGAATTACCCGAAGGACTTCTTCACGAAGCTCGGAGAATTCGAAGATCAACTTAAAATGACAGGGAC AGTTAGAAAAAACATGGAAGAAGGGAACGAAAGGTTCAGCGTGGAAGAAGTCAGTTTGCGCGAATTTATGGAAGAGTTCCGAATGCCAGGGGTGACTGCAGAAAACTCTGGAGCAGAAAGCACAGGCGTCGAAAGCACCGGTGCAGAAAGTGCGGTGAGTCATCAGGAAGACGCCGCAGTGAAGGAACTACCAAATGCAGAAGCTGTTGATCAACGGGGATCAGAAAGTGACGACAACCTTTCACAGTCAAGTACACCAGAGGAATCGAAAGAGAAAAGGAGTCAATCTGAAAGCGTTACAAAATCAGCAAGTGAAACTGAAAGCATAACAAAATCACCGA TGAATCAGCAGTACAGCACGACAATAAGCATAATAGACTGGGTCGGAGGGTTGACCTGGGAAGAGGCGATGACGATGGAGTCCCAGAGAGCAGCAGAAGTGCTGATCAAGATACTGTACAAGACGACGAGGAACATGATGAAGTCGCACAACATAGACGTGGACCTGATACAGAAGGAAAGAGTGCTGCTGTACAAAACGACATTCTACTCGTATTGGacgaagaagctgaggaACCTGATCAACAGCCGCAGGCTCCTGGAAAACAGGTTCGACGACGTATCgctggacgaggaggcgGAGGAGATCCTGTTCGAGTCAGGCTCGAGGTACAAGGTGTACtggaacctgaagaacgacTCGCTGTACAACAGGAAGACAGTGTCGGACAAGTCGGCACAGGACATAGACCAGAGCctgctggacctgctgctcTTCGAGCCGAGCAAGTTCTACAACAAGCTGATCAACATATCGGGAGACGCAATTAACTTTCAGCAGGTGTACCAGATACTGCTGGCGCTGACCCAGGACACGACGCAGTACACGCCGAAGTCGCTCTTCAGCGCAACTGAGCGGAGCGCGTTCCAGGGGGAAGGAATTAAGAACAGAATGATCGTGAACGCGAAGAGCACGACGAAGTCGAGGAACGTGACGGGCACGTTGAACAAGGTGCTGGAGCAGTACAGCAGCCTCCCGAGCAACGTGAACAACATACTGCGAGGCAGAGCAAAGTGCCTGATGGCATTCCTGTACCTCTTCGGAGTGACGGACTCGAAGGGAACAGTGGGCTTCCCGAACGGGTGGCCGCGCGACATAAAGAGGTCGATCTCGCTCCTGATAGCGGGAATATCGTCCCCGTGCGGCCTGTGCAACACGCTCGTGGGCTTCCTGGCGTCGATAGGGTTCCCCCCAGTGTCGAACAACATCTACGCCTGGGAAAACAGAAAGAGCGACGACGAGACGACAGTGTACCAGCTGATATCAGGGAACCTGTACAGCTCATTTCTGAAGAAAAACGC AGACGCAGGAGATGAGAAGAAGGGAGGGCGTGTAAAAGAAAAAGCCTCGATTAAAATGGATAGTAAGAAGAATAAACctgaaaagaaaaataagaagGACAAATCAGATAAGATTGACTCGCCACTGATAGAGAGTGGGGGAGTGGTAGACAGAAGTGGGTACGACCTGCCACTGCTGTGTTACCTGAGCGGAAGTTACAAGAACGACGAGCTTTCGAGCCTGGCCTACAGCTACTACATACACAGCGGCATAGGAAACTCGAGCAGGACGTGCCAAAACTCGGCACAGTCGTCAATCAACAGGTCCCCGAAAAACGTGGGCATGATGTGCCTGGACGCAATCCCGTACGTGATAGAGTCAGCTAAGTCCTCAATGAAGAATAAGCACGACCAGGTGCACGAGGCGAGCGAGGAGTACAAGAGCAAGAGGTACGCGGAGTTCATCAAGAAGCTCTCGCACATGGGCGACTCGGACGGCCTGAGGATGATGGGCGACTTCTACTACACGGGCCACGAGGAGGGAGGCATAAGGAGGAACTACCAGCAGGCGATTAACTTCTGGTCGAGAGCGGCGGAGTCGGGCGACGCGCCCTCGGCCTTGGCGATCGCACACCACCACCTGTCGAACATATCGACTGACGACTCGGGACACTCGGCAATGCAGGCGGAGCGGTACCTGAGAATGGTGCTGAATTCGTCGTCACCAA ATTCaagcagcttcagcacgGCAAACTTTTACCTATACAGACACGGGCTGGGGCAGCCGAGAGACCCAGCGCTGGCGGCAAGGTACCTGAGAGAGTCGGCGGACAGAGGAGACGTCAACTCAATGGTGCTCATGGGCCACGCGTACGCAGGAATACTGACGGACGTGACGCCGCCGGAGGGAAGGAACATCTTCATGTCCTTCTACTACTATCGCAGAGCAGCGCAGTCGGGAAACATCGTGGGCCTGTTCAACTCAGCAGTCTTCACGCTCCACGGCTACGACCTGGAGTACACAAACGCACTCGACAGGTGCAACGAGGCGTACAAACTCTTCTCGCGAGTCGCGAGGATGGGCACGATGGCGACAGTGCTGCGAGTGCTCGCGAAGAGAGCGAAGCGCAACAACGACAAGATCGGACACGTCCTCATGAACATGATGCTGAGCGAGTTGGGCGACTCGAACGCACACAGAGAGCTCACGAAGCACTTCAAGACGAACTCGGTCTTCTGCTACACGCAGAACCTGGACCCGGACATCACGTCCCCGTCCACGCTCTACAGCTCCAAGAACATGAGTAACGCGAGCAACCCGATCACCTTTAAAAAGTTCCAGGCGTTCCAGAACCTGCAGAAGTCGGTGCCTCTTGAGTCGATCGAGACACTCGCAGAGCCGACGCCGCACAACTCAACCATGGGAAACATGGGAGCGAACACGACGCTGACGGGTAACGTCACGAACATGAGCACGGTCACCTACCCGGACAGGAACGAAGTGACGAGGATGAGCAGAGAGATCAGGATGCTCAACATGGTGCGAGTGACGGAGCAGCCGGACGACCCGGAGCCGGACCTGGGGAACACGAGCATGTGGACGCGGGACGAGTCGCAGAACGTGTCGATCTTCGactcgctgctgaagtCGACCAGCTCATTCAAGGACGCGGAGGACGGAGAGTCCGAGAACGGGGGCTCCGCGGAAAGGGACGCGAGGGACGCCAGCGTACTCAGCAAAAGCGACCGGGAGGCCGCCGCCACGGTCGACTCGACGAAACGCGCAGGCGGCGCCGACACACAAAGGCGCGCCGCACCGGATGCTAACACACGAACACAGCACACAGACAAGTCACACTCACACACCGACGCAACACACACCACTGACGCCGGCGCCCCGAGGAGGCCC AGCTCGAGCGAGGGCagctgctactactactacagCCGCAGGGGCGCCTACTCGCCGCAGAACTCGAcgccgctgctgctggcCGAGGCGCTGCTCAGCGGGCGCCCGTGGCTGCCCTCCGAGGCGCTCTTCTGGGCTAAGCGCTCGAAGGAGTCCGAGAGCCTCAAGGGCAGCTACATGTACGCGACCATGCTCGAGGCGGGCATCGGGGCGCCCAAGAACTGCCAGATGGCCTTCGGCATCTTCAAGAACTTCATGTCGAGCAAGTCGCGCGGCGAGCGCATCCTCGGGCTCGCCTGCATCCTCCGGAACCGCATCATCAGCAGGCTGCGCTACCCGGCCTTTCTGCGCAGCTTCCTCGTGCGCCTCATGTACGACTCGTACGCGCACTCTGCGCTCGTGAGCCGGGGCTACACGCCCTGCAACTTCGAGTTCCTGGAGCTGGACAGCCTCCCACCCGTGGGCCTCCACATTTTAAGCGTTCTCTACCTCGTGATGGTGGCCTTTGCACTCATAGTGTACgtgaaaatattttcatccTACTAG
- a CDS encoding uncharacterized protein (CHCH domain containing protein), with amino-acid sequence MSSNDDRKCAPELTTYYQCLSTSKRDLSKCQNQESELRKCSSTDPENNYCLNELVDLFHCTRNPDTNGCAKQFVTFRECNRPGGPEIIIKDNMYSVSPKHLDKYNLNSEVICPVKPPNRSCTVAKKVLDRMREACGFKNFEEKFTPQVKS; translated from the exons ATGTCGTCCAACGATGACAGAAAGTGCGCGCCAGAATTAACCACGTATTACCAGTGCCTCAGCACGAGTAAACGAGATTTGTCGAAGTGCCAAAACCAGGAGTCGGAACTGAGGAAGTGTTCAAGCAC GGATCCCGAAAATAACTATTGTTTAAATGAACTGGTGGATTTATTTCACTGCACAAG GAATCCTGACACCAATGGTTGCGCCAAGCAGTTTGTGACGTTCAGGGAGTGTAACAGGCCGGGCGGCCCCGAAATCATAATCAAG GACAACATGTACAGCGTTAGCCCGAAGCACCTCGATAAATACAACTTAAACTCGGAGGTCATTTGTCCGGTGAAGCCTCCCAATCGTAGCTGCACAGTGGCCAAGAAGGTTCTGGACAGAATGAGGGAGGCATGCGGATTCAAGAACTTCGAGGAGAAGTTCACACCGCAAGTTAAATCATAG